The Faecalibacterium prausnitzii genome includes a window with the following:
- a CDS encoding YifB family Mg chelatase-like AAA ATPase: MYSVLRSYGLNGLTGFAVAVEADISGGLPAFSLVGLPDSAVRESGDRVRAAVKNLGFKWPDRHITVNLAPADVRKTGPVYDLPLLLAVLTASGQLETPPQDTAFLGELALDGALRPVSGVLPMALAAAADGVRALYVPAENAAEAAEAGGDAMKVYPARTAREVVDALRGLSPIAPTVSIPFDPAESWNNAPDLADVMGQPLARRAMVIAAAGGHNVLLIGAPGTGKSMLARRLPGILPPLSREEAVETTKIYSIAGQLPKGRGLITHRPFRSPHHSASAASLAGGGANFRPGECSLADCGVLFLDELPEFSRESLEVLRQPLEDGQITVSRAAGSATYPSRFQLVAAMNPCKCGYYGHPTRACTCSPSAVRQYRSRVSGPLLDRIDLCVEMDPVAFDELHASSPAESSAALRQQVLKARQIQSWRYAAPGFEGVRCNAQLTAGQVRRICRMTPGAEQLLRASYDALGLSARAHDRILRVARTVADLAGKQLLDEDSVLEALQYRAQEKVDLTF; the protein is encoded by the coding sequence ATGTACTCTGTTCTGAGAAGTTACGGCCTGAATGGCCTGACCGGCTTTGCTGTGGCCGTCGAAGCCGACATCTCCGGCGGGCTGCCCGCATTTTCGCTGGTGGGCCTGCCGGATTCCGCCGTCCGCGAGAGCGGCGACCGTGTCCGTGCCGCCGTCAAGAATCTGGGCTTCAAGTGGCCGGACCGTCACATCACGGTCAACCTGGCCCCTGCCGATGTCCGCAAGACCGGGCCGGTCTACGACCTGCCCCTGCTGCTGGCGGTGCTGACCGCCTCCGGCCAGCTGGAAACCCCGCCGCAGGATACCGCCTTCCTCGGCGAACTGGCGCTGGACGGTGCGCTCCGCCCGGTGTCCGGTGTGCTGCCCATGGCGCTGGCCGCTGCCGCCGACGGCGTCCGGGCCTTGTACGTCCCCGCCGAGAACGCCGCCGAAGCAGCCGAGGCGGGCGGCGACGCGATGAAGGTCTACCCGGCCCGCACCGCGCGGGAGGTGGTGGACGCGCTGCGCGGCCTCTCCCCCATCGCCCCCACAGTGTCCATCCCCTTCGACCCCGCCGAGAGCTGGAACAATGCCCCGGACCTGGCAGACGTCATGGGCCAGCCCCTCGCCCGCCGGGCCATGGTCATTGCCGCCGCAGGCGGGCACAACGTGCTTCTGATCGGCGCACCCGGCACTGGCAAATCCATGCTGGCCCGGCGTCTGCCCGGAATTCTGCCGCCGCTCAGCCGTGAAGAGGCTGTGGAGACGACCAAGATCTACTCCATCGCCGGGCAGCTGCCCAAAGGGCGCGGGCTCATCACCCATCGGCCCTTCCGCAGCCCGCACCACTCAGCCAGTGCCGCTTCTCTGGCTGGCGGCGGAGCGAACTTCCGCCCCGGCGAGTGCAGTCTGGCTGACTGCGGCGTCCTGTTTCTGGACGAGCTGCCGGAGTTTTCCCGCGAGAGCCTCGAAGTGCTCCGCCAGCCGCTGGAAGACGGCCAGATCACGGTCAGCCGCGCCGCAGGCAGCGCCACCTACCCCAGCCGGTTCCAGCTGGTAGCCGCCATGAACCCCTGCAAGTGCGGCTACTACGGTCACCCCACCCGCGCCTGCACCTGCTCGCCCAGCGCGGTGCGGCAGTACCGCAGCCGGGTGTCCGGCCCGCTGCTCGACCGCATCGACCTCTGCGTCGAGATGGACCCCGTCGCCTTCGATGAGCTTCACGCCTCCTCCCCTGCCGAGAGCAGCGCCGCCCTGCGCCAGCAGGTGCTGAAGGCCCGCCAGATCCAATCCTGGCGTTATGCCGCCCCCGGCTTCGAGGGCGTCCGCTGCAACGCCCAGCTCACGGCCGGGCAGGTGCGCCGGATCTGCCGGATGACCCCCGGTGCCGAGCAGCTCCTCCGCGCTTCTTACGACGCGCTGGGCCTCTCTGCCCGCGCCCATGACCGCATCCTCCGGGTGGCCCGCACCGTCGCCGACCTGGCCGGAAAGCAGCTCCTCGACGAAGATTCTGTGCTGGAAGCCTTGCAGTACCGCGCACAGGAAAAAGTCGATCTGACGTTCTGA
- a CDS encoding type II toxin-antitoxin system RelE family toxin produces the protein MKYHIVVEKWAAKFIRKQQPAQQKRIMQALAQLPFAGDIKPMAGSEGFYRLRVGDYRILYTVEEEIITVRVTDAGNRGDIYK, from the coding sequence ATGAAGTATCACATCGTAGTGGAAAAGTGGGCGGCAAAGTTTATTCGCAAACAACAGCCTGCACAGCAAAAGCGAATCATGCAGGCACTTGCACAGCTTCCATTTGCAGGGGATATCAAGCCGATGGCGGGTTCAGAAGGATTCTACCGACTGCGTGTCGGTGACTACCGCATTCTGTATACCGTGGAAGAAGAAATCATCACAGTCCGTGTGACCGATGCGGGAAATCGCGGCGATATTTACAAGTAA
- a CDS encoding TrkH family potassium uptake protein produces the protein MNYAIVLRLLSYILLTEGALLLLPAAASLCYGEWFVMGVFLFTAALSAVLGALLHRIKTKSQIFYMREGFATTALCWLLISVVGAVPFVLTGCIPNPVDALFETVSGFTTTGASILPGVEDLPKGILFWRSFTHWVGGMGVLVFLLSLLPLTGGSHVNLMKAESPGPQVDKLVPKVQSTAKILYGIYFGLTVIEFVFLLFGGMPVFESLLTAFGTAGTGGFGFRNDSFGSFSPYIQWVVTIFMILFGVNFNAYFLLLMRRFRRAAASEEVRAYFLIIAVAVGIITCNIYSMYNSLGEALRQAAFQVGSIITTTGFSSCDFDLWPTLSKEILVMLMFVGACAGSTGGGMKVSRILILGKTLKKELKQALHPQVVAPVRMDGKLLNHETIRATNVYVAAYIFIFAASFLLISLDGFDMVTNFTAIAATLNNIGPGLNQVGPMMNFGSYSNPAKLVMIFDMLAGRLEIFPMLVFFLPDTWRRF, from the coding sequence ATGAATTATGCGATCGTTTTGCGGCTGCTGAGCTACATCCTGCTGACGGAGGGCGCTCTGCTGCTGCTGCCCGCTGCGGCCAGCCTGTGCTATGGCGAGTGGTTCGTGATGGGCGTCTTCCTGTTCACAGCGGCGCTCAGCGCGGTGCTGGGGGCACTGCTCCACCGCATCAAGACCAAAAGCCAGATCTTCTATATGCGCGAGGGCTTTGCCACCACGGCGCTCTGCTGGCTGCTCATCAGTGTGGTGGGCGCGGTGCCCTTTGTCCTGACCGGCTGCATCCCGAACCCGGTGGATGCCCTGTTCGAGACGGTGTCCGGTTTCACGACCACCGGCGCGTCCATCCTGCCCGGCGTGGAAGACCTGCCCAAGGGCATCCTGTTCTGGCGCAGCTTCACCCACTGGGTGGGCGGCATGGGCGTTCTGGTCTTTCTGCTGTCCCTGCTGCCGCTGACCGGCGGCTCTCACGTCAACCTGATGAAAGCCGAAAGCCCCGGCCCCCAGGTGGATAAGCTGGTGCCGAAGGTGCAGTCCACAGCAAAGATCCTCTACGGCATTTATTTTGGCCTGACCGTCATCGAGTTCGTGTTCCTGCTGTTCGGCGGGATGCCGGTGTTTGAGTCTCTGCTCACAGCCTTTGGCACAGCGGGCACCGGCGGTTTTGGCTTTCGGAACGACAGCTTCGGCAGTTTTTCGCCCTACATCCAGTGGGTCGTGACCATCTTCATGATCCTGTTCGGCGTCAACTTCAACGCCTACTTCCTGCTGCTGATGCGCCGGTTCCGCCGCGCGGCCGCCAGCGAAGAGGTGCGCGCCTATTTCCTCATCATCGCTGTGGCGGTCGGCATCATCACCTGCAACATTTACAGCATGTACAACAGCCTCGGCGAGGCGCTGCGGCAGGCGGCGTTCCAGGTGGGCTCCATCATCACGACCACCGGTTTTTCCAGTTGCGATTTTGACCTGTGGCCCACCCTCTCGAAAGAGATCCTGGTCATGCTGATGTTTGTGGGTGCCTGTGCGGGCAGCACGGGCGGCGGCATGAAGGTCAGCCGCATCCTGATCCTGGGCAAGACCCTGAAAAAGGAACTCAAGCAGGCTCTTCACCCGCAGGTGGTGGCCCCGGTTCGGATGGACGGCAAGCTGCTCAACCACGAGACCATTCGTGCAACGAACGTCTATGTGGCAGCGTACATCTTCATCTTTGCAGCGTCCTTCCTGCTCATCAGTCTGGACGGCTTCGACATGGTGACGAACTTCACGGCCATTGCCGCCACCCTGAACAACATCGGCCCCGGCCTGAATCAGGTCGGCCCCATGATGAACTTTGGCAGCTATTCCAACCCCGCCAAGCTCGTCATGATCTTCGATATGCTCGCCGGCCGTCTGGAGATCTTCCCGATGCTGGTGTTCTTTCTGCCCGATACGTGGAGGAGATTCTGA
- the trkA gene encoding Trk system potassium transporter TrkA, whose product MWQYTSHRGRKGKEFSTMKIILVGGGKVGTALARQLSEESHNVTVIDTNKARVEHLSESYDVMGIVGNGSSINTLSEAGIEEADVFIAVTGSDELNLLCCMFAKKAGHCHAIARVRNPSYSHELDFIKKQIGISAIINPEMAAAREISHLLRFPGASKIDTFADGRVRLIKFTLTDAQELDGVAIHEIPTRLKSDILVCAVERAGDVIIPNGNFVLQTGDQVTFLATQEKAHAFFQRIHLAVRPVRNAMIVGGGAIGFYLSQELLENHVRVRIVERDPERCNVLAESLPEAQILCEDGSNREFLLSEGLESTEAFVALTNIDEENVLLTLFAKKHSNGKLVTKINRLEFDDILAGLDLGSIVYPKYMTCDYIVQYVRALQNEAGSNIKTLYRILDDRVEALEFTVHEESRATGVPLSRLHLKKNTLLCCITRGNEIKIPRGGDQIQVGDNVIVVTLEHGLHDLRDIVED is encoded by the coding sequence ATTTGGCAATACACTTCCCACAGGGGAAGAAAAGGAAAGGAATTTTCGACTATGAAGATCATTCTGGTGGGCGGCGGCAAGGTCGGCACAGCGCTGGCGCGGCAGCTCAGCGAGGAGAGCCACAACGTAACGGTCATCGACACGAACAAGGCCCGCGTGGAGCACCTGAGCGAGTCCTACGACGTGATGGGCATTGTGGGCAATGGCTCCTCCATCAACACCCTGTCCGAAGCCGGAATTGAAGAAGCCGACGTGTTTATCGCGGTCACCGGCTCGGATGAGCTGAACCTGCTGTGCTGCATGTTCGCGAAGAAGGCGGGCCACTGCCACGCCATCGCCCGTGTGCGCAACCCGTCGTACAGCCACGAGCTGGACTTCATCAAGAAGCAGATCGGCATCTCGGCCATCATCAACCCGGAAATGGCGGCAGCGCGTGAGATCTCGCACCTGCTGCGCTTCCCCGGCGCCAGCAAGATCGACACCTTTGCGGACGGGCGCGTCCGGCTCATCAAGTTCACTCTGACCGATGCGCAGGAGCTCGACGGCGTGGCCATCCATGAGATCCCCACCCGCCTGAAGAGCGATATCCTCGTCTGCGCCGTGGAGCGCGCGGGCGATGTCATCATCCCCAACGGCAACTTTGTGCTGCAGACCGGCGACCAGGTCACCTTCCTGGCCACGCAGGAGAAGGCGCACGCGTTCTTCCAGCGCATCCATCTGGCGGTGCGCCCGGTGCGCAATGCCATGATCGTGGGCGGCGGTGCCATTGGCTTCTATCTGAGCCAGGAGCTGCTGGAAAACCATGTCCGCGTCCGCATCGTGGAGCGGGACCCGGAGCGCTGCAATGTGCTGGCCGAGTCCCTGCCCGAAGCACAGATCCTGTGCGAGGACGGCTCGAACCGGGAGTTCCTGCTCTCGGAGGGGCTGGAATCCACCGAGGCGTTCGTGGCCCTGACCAACATCGACGAGGAGAACGTTCTGCTGACCCTGTTTGCCAAAAAGCATTCCAACGGCAAGCTGGTCACCAAGATCAACCGCCTGGAATTTGACGACATTCTGGCCGGGCTGGACCTGGGCAGCATCGTCTACCCCAAGTACATGACCTGCGACTACATCGTCCAGTACGTCCGCGCCTTGCAGAACGAGGCGGGCAGCAACATCAAGACGCTCTACCGCATCCTGGACGACCGCGTGGAAGCGCTGGAATTTACGGTCCATGAGGAGAGCCGGGCCACGGGGGTGCCCCTGAGCCGCCTGCACCTCAAAAAGAACACCCTGCTGTGCTGCATCACCCGCGGCAATGAGATCAAGATCCCCCGCGGCGGCGACCAGATCCAGGTGGGCGACAACGTCATCGTGGTCACGCTGGAACACGGCCTGCACGACCTGCGGGACATCGTGGAAGACTGA
- a CDS encoding MFS transporter: MNHPLNLKRQLRCIYLSDFFSGLRITDAVWVALLAARGFSLLEIGLAKSIYYTVSLLAEIPSGMAADLFGRKRALVLGGVLVVAYNVLIAFAPNLFVICLAMALNALSNALFSGTSSALTYDSLKQAGREQDYIQVSANEYQITNVTNALGSLTSLLHKFLGFSGFYLLSAAFESISALAITRLEEPLVTETQASRKQHPLRELPAQFAQLIQDSLRVLRSCPSVGRLILSSAVISGSNYLSIMFFQQRLVELGYPTSLLFLPLLLSNLAAMLGTEWGRRIHLHSFRRFYTLCALLCGIGCLCVGAAPALVGILGCMLAEGVLGAWLLHENRLLNDAIPSDQRATLISMDNIAYSLLMIPASPLVGAIGDIFGQAGAGLVLLGLAVALSGLIVQKQN, translated from the coding sequence ATGAACCATCCGCTCAACCTGAAAAGACAGCTCCGTTGTATTTATCTTTCCGATTTCTTCTCCGGCCTGCGCATCACGGATGCGGTCTGGGTGGCCCTGCTGGCCGCGCGGGGCTTCTCACTGCTGGAGATCGGTCTTGCCAAAAGCATCTATTATACGGTCAGTCTGCTGGCCGAGATTCCCAGCGGGATGGCCGCTGACCTGTTCGGCCGTAAGCGCGCCCTCGTCTTGGGCGGTGTCCTGGTCGTGGCCTACAACGTATTGATAGCCTTTGCCCCGAACCTGTTTGTCATCTGCCTTGCTATGGCGTTGAACGCACTGTCCAACGCCCTGTTCTCCGGCACCAGTTCTGCACTGACCTACGACAGCTTGAAGCAAGCGGGCCGCGAACAAGATTACATTCAAGTGTCGGCCAATGAGTACCAGATCACAAATGTTACCAATGCCCTCGGTTCACTGACCAGTCTTCTGCACAAATTTCTGGGCTTTTCCGGATTTTATCTTCTGAGCGCCGCTTTTGAGAGTATTTCTGCCCTTGCCATCACACGTTTAGAGGAACCCCTCGTCACCGAAACGCAGGCCAGCCGGAAGCAGCATCCTCTGCGGGAGCTGCCCGCCCAATTTGCTCAGCTGATCCAGGACAGCCTGCGGGTCCTCCGTTCCTGCCCGTCAGTCGGGAGACTCATTCTGTCCAGCGCCGTCATCAGCGGCTCCAACTATCTGAGCATCATGTTCTTTCAACAGCGTCTGGTAGAACTGGGATATCCCACTTCGCTGCTGTTTCTTCCGTTACTGCTCAGCAATCTGGCTGCTATGCTGGGTACGGAATGGGGTCGTCGAATCCACCTGCACAGTTTCCGGCGGTTTTATACCCTCTGTGCCCTGCTCTGCGGCATCGGATGCCTCTGCGTGGGTGCCGCGCCTGCACTGGTGGGCATTTTGGGTTGTATGCTGGCCGAAGGCGTATTGGGTGCCTGGCTCCTGCACGAGAACCGACTGTTGAACGATGCCATCCCCAGTGACCAGCGGGCCACGCTCATCAGCATGGACAACATAGCCTACAGTCTGCTGATGATTCCCGCCAGCCCGCTCGTGGGTGCGATCGGGGACATTTTCGGGCAGGCCGGGGCCGGACTCGTTCTTCTGGGGCTTGCCGTTGCCCTCAGTGGGCTGATCGTACAAAAGCAGAACTGA
- a CDS encoding thymidine phosphorylase, translated as MRIYDLIAKKRDGGIHTREELEAIVNGFVSGEVADYQMAAWMMAVYLRGMTDEETAELTDVMAHSGVMVDLSPIPGIKVDKHSTGGVGDKTTLVIAPVVAACGVKIAKMSGRGLGHTGGTIDKMESVPGTRTALSQEDFFAQVNKIGLSVIGQSEGIAVADKKMYALRDVTATVSCIPLIASSIMSKKLASGSDAILLDVTTGTGAFMKTVDQSIELAKLMVSIGTHHGRRVAAMITDMDTPLGHNIGNSLEVMESMDVLKGKGPADLTEVCLQLAANMLVLAGKGTPTECRAMAEAVIADGSAFAKCKEMFAAQGGDIRVLDDYDRFEKPTARYELLAEQDGYITANDAEKIGSASVLLGAGRQKKGDPLDFAAGIVLHKKRGDYVHKGESLATFYGAADKFAAAAEEYRSGLVYGTEKSEEAPLVYALVTKDGVERY; from the coding sequence ATGCGCATTTATGATCTGATCGCCAAAAAGCGCGACGGCGGCATCCACACCCGTGAGGAGCTGGAAGCCATCGTCAACGGCTTCGTCAGCGGGGAAGTGGCCGACTACCAGATGGCCGCCTGGATGATGGCCGTCTACCTGCGCGGCATGACCGACGAAGAGACCGCCGAGCTGACCGATGTGATGGCCCACAGCGGCGTGATGGTAGACCTTTCGCCCATCCCCGGCATCAAGGTGGACAAGCACTCCACCGGCGGCGTGGGCGACAAGACCACGCTGGTCATCGCGCCGGTGGTGGCGGCCTGCGGCGTCAAGATCGCCAAGATGAGCGGCCGCGGCCTGGGCCACACCGGCGGCACCATCGACAAGATGGAGAGTGTGCCCGGCACCCGGACGGCCCTCTCGCAGGAGGACTTCTTTGCGCAGGTGAACAAGATCGGCCTGTCGGTCATCGGCCAGAGCGAGGGCATCGCGGTCGCCGATAAAAAGATGTACGCCCTGCGGGATGTGACGGCCACCGTCAGCTGCATCCCGCTCATCGCGTCGTCCATCATGTCCAAAAAGCTGGCGTCCGGCTCGGATGCCATCCTGCTGGACGTCACCACCGGCACCGGTGCCTTCATGAAGACCGTGGACCAGAGCATCGAGCTGGCCAAGCTGATGGTCTCCATCGGCACCCACCATGGCCGCCGCGTGGCCGCGATGATCACCGACATGGATACCCCGCTGGGCCACAACATCGGCAACAGCCTCGAAGTGATGGAGAGCATGGACGTCCTCAAAGGCAAAGGCCCGGCGGACCTCACCGAGGTCTGCCTGCAGCTGGCCGCCAACATGCTGGTGCTGGCCGGTAAGGGCACACCGACAGAGTGCCGCGCCATGGCCGAAGCAGTCATCGCGGACGGCTCCGCCTTTGCCAAGTGCAAGGAGATGTTCGCGGCTCAGGGCGGCGACATCCGTGTGCTGGACGATTACGACCGGTTCGAGAAGCCCACTGCCCGCTATGAGCTGCTGGCCGAACAGGATGGCTACATCACGGCCAACGACGCCGAGAAGATCGGCTCGGCCAGTGTGCTGCTGGGTGCAGGCCGCCAGAAAAAGGGCGACCCGCTGGATTTTGCCGCCGGCATCGTCCTGCACAAAAAGCGCGGCGACTACGTCCACAAGGGCGAGAGCCTGGCGACCTTCTACGGCGCAGCGGACAAGTTCGCTGCCGCCGCCGAGGAGTACCGCAGCGGCCTTGTCTACGGCACCGAAAAGTCCGAAGAGGCCCCGCTGGTGTATGCCCTCGTCACCAAAGATGGTGTGGAACGGTATTAA
- a CDS encoding ABC transporter permease, with translation MLLLIKYTLLYGIVLMLVALGGMFSEHSGIINIALEGIMVIGGVAGVLTLTMLPAGLSPFLTVLISVLVAALAGVVYSLLLAFASINLKADQTIGGTALNLLATAIAVVIAKYFSDSGSAKLNYSNKPFLFSIGGLELSIFVPLGIVLLIISYVVLYKTRFGLRLRACGEHPQAADSVGINVYKMRYAGVLISGALGAIGGMAYIVPPVQTWNFEVGVAGAGFLALAVMIFGQWKPFNICAAAMFFAVFKSLANIADSTFLAQFHWSSNIYNMMPFIASMIILAFTSKNSMAPKAEGIPYDKGSR, from the coding sequence ATGCTGCTTTTGATCAAATATACTCTGCTGTATGGCATCGTTCTGATGCTGGTGGCGCTGGGCGGCATGTTCAGTGAGCACTCCGGCATCATCAACATCGCGCTGGAAGGCATCATGGTCATCGGCGGCGTGGCGGGTGTGCTCACCCTGACCATGCTTCCGGCCGGTCTGTCGCCGTTCCTTACCGTGCTCATCTCGGTGCTGGTGGCTGCGCTGGCGGGCGTGGTGTACAGCCTGCTGCTGGCGTTCGCTTCCATCAACCTGAAAGCGGATCAGACCATCGGCGGCACGGCCCTGAACCTGCTGGCGACGGCCATCGCGGTGGTCATCGCCAAGTATTTCAGCGACAGCGGCAGCGCCAAGCTGAATTATTCCAACAAGCCCTTCCTGTTCAGCATCGGCGGGCTGGAGCTGAGCATCTTTGTCCCGCTGGGCATCGTGCTGCTCATCATCAGCTATGTCGTGCTGTACAAGACCCGCTTCGGCCTGCGTCTGCGGGCCTGCGGTGAGCACCCCCAGGCAGCCGACTCGGTGGGCATCAACGTCTACAAGATGCGGTATGCCGGTGTGCTCATCTCCGGTGCGCTGGGCGCCATCGGCGGCATGGCCTACATCGTGCCGCCCGTCCAGACCTGGAACTTCGAGGTCGGTGTGGCCGGTGCAGGCTTCCTGGCCCTGGCCGTTATGATCTTCGGCCAGTGGAAGCCGTTCAACATCTGCGCCGCTGCCATGTTCTTTGCAGTGTTCAAGAGCCTGGCCAACATCGCCGACTCCACCTTCCTGGCCCAGTTCCACTGGTCCAGCAACATCTACAACATGATGCCGTTCATCGCCTCGATGATCATTCTGGCGTTCACGTCGAAGAACAGCATGGCCCCCAAGGCCGAGGGCATCCCCTACGACAAGGGCTCCCGCTGA
- a CDS encoding ABC transporter permease produces the protein MKNKKLSRSNLNSSITSVLAALLCIVIGMAVGFLVLLAINPAHAWGDGFVRIVKGGFYDAPYGVGKELANAAPLIMTGLSVGFAFKTGLFNIGAAGQYTLGAYGALYCAIMLKLPWFVCLLVAAVLGGLWGAIPGFFKAYFNINEVITSIMFNWIGLYLVNELVYQNGTGPMYDVRNTRTLNLGKNADFAQSIIPDFGLNKLFQTNSTTIAIFLAAVVAVLVWVVLNKTTFGYELKAVGLNKSAARYAGINEKKNIILSMAIAGALAGFGAGLFYLSNVGQWNPLNSTSLPAMGFNGISVALLASSNPIGTIFSAIFISHISVGGTFLSTKYYPTEIADLISGIIIYLCAFSMLFRGKIQKLLFKNADKTNVNAEPAPAEKANAKKEGK, from the coding sequence ATGAAAAACAAAAAACTTTCCCGCAGCAATCTGAACAGCTCCATCACGAGCGTTCTGGCCGCGCTGCTGTGCATCGTGATCGGCATGGCCGTCGGTTTCCTGGTGCTGCTGGCCATCAACCCGGCCCACGCCTGGGGCGACGGTTTCGTCCGCATCGTCAAGGGCGGCTTCTACGATGCCCCCTACGGCGTCGGCAAGGAGCTGGCCAATGCGGCACCCCTCATTATGACCGGCCTTTCGGTCGGCTTTGCCTTCAAGACCGGCCTGTTCAACATCGGTGCAGCCGGTCAGTATACGCTGGGCGCTTACGGTGCCCTCTACTGCGCCATCATGCTCAAGCTGCCCTGGTTCGTCTGCCTGCTGGTTGCGGCGGTTCTGGGCGGCCTCTGGGGCGCGATCCCCGGCTTCTTCAAGGCCTATTTCAACATCAACGAGGTCATCACCTCCATCATGTTCAACTGGATCGGCCTCTACCTCGTCAATGAACTGGTCTACCAGAACGGCACCGGCCCCATGTACGATGTGCGCAACACGCGCACCCTGAACCTGGGCAAGAATGCAGATTTTGCGCAGTCCATCATCCCGGATTTCGGCCTGAACAAGCTGTTCCAGACCAACAGCACCACCATCGCCATCTTCCTGGCGGCGGTCGTGGCGGTCCTGGTCTGGGTGGTGCTGAACAAGACCACCTTCGGCTATGAGCTGAAGGCCGTCGGCCTGAACAAGAGCGCTGCCCGCTATGCCGGCATCAACGAGAAGAAGAACATCATCCTCTCCATGGCCATTGCCGGTGCACTGGCCGGTTTTGGTGCGGGCCTGTTCTATCTGTCCAACGTGGGCCAGTGGAACCCGCTGAACTCCACCAGCCTGCCCGCCATGGGCTTCAACGGCATTTCCGTTGCCCTGCTGGCAAGCTCCAACCCCATCGGCACTATCTTCTCGGCCATCTTCATCTCCCACATCTCGGTGGGCGGCACCTTCCTTTCCACCAAGTATTACCCCACTGAGATCGCAGACCTCATCAGTGGTATCATCATCTATCTGTGCGCATTCTCCATGCTCTTCCGCGGCAAGATCCAGAAGCTGCTGTTCAAGAACGCGGACAAGACCAACGTGAACGCAGAGCCTGCCCCGGCGGAAAAGGCCAACGCGAAGAAGGAGGGCAAGTAA
- a CDS encoding ABC transporter ATP-binding protein has product MLHITKEFPGIKANDDITLQLRKGEVHALLGENGAGKSTLMSVLFGLYQPEQGKILKNGKEVAIRNPNDANALGIGMVHQHFKLVECFSVLDNIILGVEPNKLGFLQKAEARRKVMALSEKYGLRVDPDALISDISVGMQQRVEILKMLYRDNEILIFDEPTAVLTPQEIDELMEIMRGFKKEGKSILFITHKLNEIMAVADRCSVLRKGKYMGTVDIKDTTKEELSRMMVGRDVQLQVEKKPAAPGKVVLDVENVTMHNAQHKKDSVKNVSFQVHAGEIVCLAGIEGNGQTEFVYGLTGLEKFNSGKVTLDGKDITNASIRERSKDGMSHIPEDRHKHGLVLDYSLENNIVLQRYWQPEFQKNGFIRSEKVREYSDRLIEQYDVRSGQGSATIVRSMSGGNQQKAIIAREIDKDPKLLVAVQPTRGLDVGAIEYIHRQIVAQRDKGKAVLLVSLELDEVMNLSDRILVMYEGEVVGEFNPKTTTVQELGLYMAGARKQGKESN; this is encoded by the coding sequence ATGCTCCACATTACCAAGGAATTCCCCGGTATCAAGGCAAACGACGACATCACCCTGCAACTGCGCAAAGGCGAGGTACACGCTCTGTTGGGCGAGAACGGCGCGGGCAAGAGTACGCTGATGAGCGTTCTGTTTGGCCTGTACCAGCCGGAACAGGGTAAGATCCTCAAAAACGGCAAGGAGGTCGCCATCCGCAACCCCAACGATGCCAATGCACTGGGCATCGGCATGGTGCACCAGCACTTCAAGCTGGTGGAGTGCTTCAGCGTTCTGGACAACATCATCCTGGGTGTGGAGCCCAACAAGCTGGGCTTTTTGCAGAAGGCGGAGGCCCGCAGGAAGGTCATGGCCCTGAGCGAGAAGTACGGCCTGCGCGTGGACCCGGATGCCCTCATCAGCGACATCTCGGTCGGTATGCAGCAGCGCGTGGAGATCCTGAAGATGCTCTACCGCGACAACGAGATCCTGATCTTTGATGAGCCCACCGCAGTTCTGACCCCGCAGGAGATCGACGAGCTGATGGAGATCATGCGCGGGTTCAAGAAAGAGGGCAAGTCCATCCTCTTCATCACCCACAAGCTGAACGAGATCATGGCCGTTGCAGACCGCTGCAGCGTTCTGCGCAAGGGCAAGTATATGGGCACCGTGGACATCAAGGATACCACCAAGGAAGAGCTTTCTCGCATGATGGTCGGCCGCGATGTCCAGCTTCAGGTCGAAAAAAAGCCCGCAGCCCCCGGCAAGGTCGTGCTGGACGTGGAGAATGTCACCATGCACAACGCCCAGCACAAGAAGGATTCCGTCAAGAACGTCTCCTTCCAGGTGCACGCCGGTGAGATCGTCTGTCTGGCAGGCATCGAGGGCAACGGCCAGACCGAATTCGTCTACGGCCTGACCGGTCTGGAAAAGTTCAACTCCGGCAAGGTCACGCTGGACGGCAAGGACATCACCAATGCCTCCATCCGCGAGCGCTCGAAGGACGGCATGAGCCACATCCCCGAAGACCGCCACAAGCATGGTCTGGTGCTGGATTACAGTCTGGAAAACAACATCGTGCTGCAGCGCTACTGGCAGCCGGAGTTCCAGAAGAACGGCTTCATCCGCAGCGAGAAGGTGCGGGAGTATTCCGACCGGCTGATCGAGCAGTACGACGTGCGCAGCGGTCAGGGAAGTGCCACCATCGTGCGCAGCATGTCCGGCGGCAACCAGCAGAAGGCCATCATCGCCCGCGAGATCGACAAAGACCCCAAGCTGCTGGTGGCCGTGCAGCCCACCCGTGGCCTGGACGTCGGTGCCATCGAATACATCCACCGCCAGATCGTGGCCCAGCGCGATAAGGGCAAGGCCGTGCTTCTGGTCAGTTTGGAACTGGACGAGGTCATGAACCTGTCCGACCGTATCCTTGTCATGTACGAGGGCGAGGTCGTGGGCGAATTCAATCCCAAGACCACCACCGTGCAGGAACTGGGCCTGTATATGGCAGGCGCGCGCAAGCAGGGAAAGGAGAGCAATTAA